One window of Salegentibacter sp. Hel_I_6 genomic DNA carries:
- the dinB gene encoding DNA polymerase IV produces the protein MKNKSILHLDLDAFFVSVERKQNSELNGKPLIVGGMGDRGVVAACSYETRKFGVHSGMAMKVARQLCPQATVIKGNASTYTKHSKEVTEIIKSQVPSFEKASVDEFYADLSGMDKFFGINQFASELRQRIIKESGLPISFGLSQNKVVSKIATGEAKPNAEIIIPHGNEKIFLAPLSVNKIPMVGNKTFQKLLNLGVREIKTIQEMPVEMLESVLGKAGRTIWKRANGLDDTPIIPYHERKSISTERTFGRDTIDMVRLHATLVAMAESLAYQLRRGNKLTSVVSVKIRYSDYQTHSKQVKISYTSADHILIPKVEMLFKQLYSRRLLIRLIGVKFSGLVGGNYQINLFDDSEEMLNLYNSIDKIKERFGEHSVMRAVTMGTKTIGRMGNPFNGEPPIVLAHRKQ, from the coding sequence ATGAAGAATAAGTCTATTTTACATCTGGATCTCGATGCATTTTTTGTTTCGGTAGAACGTAAGCAAAATTCTGAATTGAATGGTAAACCGCTTATCGTAGGTGGAATGGGAGATCGTGGGGTAGTGGCAGCCTGTAGTTATGAGACGAGAAAATTTGGAGTACACTCGGGGATGGCAATGAAAGTAGCCCGGCAGCTTTGTCCGCAGGCCACTGTAATTAAAGGAAATGCCAGTACTTACACCAAACATTCGAAAGAAGTTACAGAAATTATTAAAAGCCAGGTGCCCAGTTTTGAAAAAGCCAGTGTAGATGAGTTTTATGCCGATTTGAGTGGAATGGATAAATTTTTCGGAATTAATCAATTTGCGAGTGAGTTGAGGCAGAGAATTATAAAAGAAAGTGGCTTGCCAATTTCTTTCGGACTTTCACAAAATAAGGTGGTTTCCAAGATCGCTACGGGAGAAGCCAAGCCCAATGCAGAAATTATAATTCCGCATGGAAATGAGAAAATCTTTCTTGCACCATTAAGTGTGAATAAAATCCCGATGGTGGGAAATAAAACCTTTCAGAAACTTCTGAATTTAGGCGTTAGGGAGATAAAAACCATCCAGGAAATGCCGGTGGAAATGTTGGAAAGCGTTTTAGGAAAAGCCGGGCGAACTATTTGGAAACGAGCCAACGGCCTTGACGATACGCCAATTATTCCGTATCACGAAAGAAAGTCTATTTCTACCGAGCGTACTTTTGGCCGTGATACTATAGATATGGTACGCCTGCATGCAACTTTGGTGGCGATGGCCGAAAGCCTGGCGTACCAGTTGCGGCGTGGCAATAAGTTAACCAGCGTGGTAAGTGTAAAGATCAGGTATTCCGATTACCAGACGCATTCTAAACAGGTGAAAATCTCATATACTAGTGCCGATCATATTCTAATTCCAAAAGTCGAAATGCTCTTTAAGCAACTATATTCCCGCCGGTTGTTGATTAGGCTAATCGGGGTAAAATTCAGCGGACTTGTAGGTGGGAATTACCAGATTAACCTGTTTGATGATTCTGAAGAAATGCTGAATTTATATAATTCCATAGATAAAATTAAGGAGCGTTTTGGAGAACATAGCGTGATGCGTGCGGTCACCATGGGGACAAAAACCATTGGACGAATGGGAAATCCGTTTAATGGCGAACCGCCAATTGTGTTGGCGCATAGAAAGCAATAA
- a CDS encoding DUF58 domain-containing protein: protein MKKDYRQLLKPEIINSVSGLALIARVTVDGYLSGLNHSRRLGPGMEFSQYRGYEPGDDMRLLDWKMLARSGRYYIKQSEVETNVSVKFILDSSKSMQHEEDGITKMDYVRVLVASLAWLAQNQGDAVGLFALNDHALHALYPQVQKKHFNRLLLELINIKPEGKWPKNPKAAEKLHDRRHKELIFFISDLHEETSELTNVITKLKTPRNEVVVLHLLSKNELEFNHKGSLTFEDLETGARMKIDAKEARKQYLDSLEKSIKTTKEIMLANAITYQLLRLDGPIGEALQLLLKKRNNLM from the coding sequence GTGAAGAAGGATTATCGTCAATTATTAAAACCCGAGATCATCAACAGCGTGAGTGGTTTGGCACTTATCGCCAGGGTGACGGTAGATGGATATCTTTCTGGCCTAAACCACAGCCGAAGGCTGGGGCCCGGAATGGAATTTAGTCAGTATCGCGGTTACGAGCCGGGCGATGATATGCGCCTGCTGGATTGGAAAATGCTGGCCCGATCTGGAAGATATTACATCAAACAATCGGAGGTAGAAACCAATGTTTCGGTAAAATTTATTCTTGATTCCAGTAAGTCTATGCAACACGAGGAAGATGGGATTACTAAAATGGACTATGTTCGGGTTTTGGTTGCTTCTTTGGCCTGGCTGGCGCAGAACCAGGGAGATGCTGTTGGGCTTTTTGCATTGAATGATCACGCTTTACACGCACTTTATCCGCAAGTTCAAAAAAAGCATTTTAATAGGTTATTGCTGGAATTAATCAATATTAAACCTGAAGGAAAATGGCCTAAAAATCCGAAAGCCGCTGAAAAGTTGCACGATAGGAGACACAAAGAACTTATATTTTTTATTTCAGATTTACACGAAGAAACTTCAGAATTAACTAATGTGATCACCAAATTGAAAACTCCGCGAAATGAAGTCGTGGTTTTGCATCTTTTAAGTAAAAATGAATTGGAATTTAATCACAAGGGTTCACTTACATTTGAAGACCTGGAAACTGGTGCGCGAATGAAAATAGATGCCAAAGAAGCCCGGAAACAATACCTGGATTCCCTGGAGAAATCCATTAAAACAACTAAAGAAATTATGCTGGCCAATGCAATTACCTATCAACTTTTGCGGCTTGATGGACCAATTGGGGAGGCGCTTCAATTGCTACTGAAAAAACGCAATAATTTAATGTAA
- a CDS encoding MoxR family ATPase, whose translation MDQQLADLDQEVKTLTGKLKDLKTEIAKVIIGQEETVDQLLITFLAGGHALLEGVPGLAKTLMIRTLSQAIDLKFKRIQFTPDLMPSDIIGTEILEEDHTTGKKFFEFNKGPIFANIILADEINRTPPKTQAALLEAMQEFEVTYSGKTYELERPFFILATQNPIEQSGTFPLPEAQQDRFLFYIKIGYPTEIEENQILKHTTGSKKTTINPILSGAEILRLQQLVREVPISDELISYVNKLIRATRPETSNNEFVKEWVNWGAGPRAGQAMILTAKARALQQGRLAVTPDDLEHCAYPVLRHRVIVNFKAEAEGITSDEVTRELLKSIIPTAKAKNK comes from the coding sequence ATGGATCAGCAATTAGCCGATTTAGACCAGGAAGTAAAAACGCTTACCGGGAAACTTAAAGACTTAAAAACCGAGATCGCCAAGGTAATTATTGGGCAGGAGGAAACCGTAGACCAATTGCTAATTACATTTTTAGCGGGAGGGCACGCGCTTTTAGAAGGTGTTCCCGGTTTGGCGAAAACCTTAATGATAAGAACGCTTTCCCAGGCGATAGATTTAAAATTCAAAAGAATTCAGTTTACTCCAGATTTGATGCCTTCTGATATTATTGGGACAGAAATTCTCGAGGAAGACCATACCACGGGAAAGAAATTCTTTGAATTTAATAAAGGGCCAATTTTCGCGAATATCATCCTCGCTGATGAGATTAACCGGACGCCGCCAAAAACCCAGGCGGCGCTTTTAGAAGCAATGCAGGAGTTTGAGGTGACTTATTCCGGGAAAACCTACGAATTGGAACGTCCATTTTTTATTTTGGCAACGCAAAACCCCATAGAACAATCCGGAACATTTCCTTTACCGGAAGCCCAGCAGGACAGGTTCCTTTTTTATATTAAAATCGGCTACCCTACAGAAATAGAAGAAAATCAAATTTTAAAGCATACTACGGGATCTAAGAAGACTACGATTAATCCAATTCTTAGTGGCGCAGAAATCTTAAGACTTCAGCAATTAGTGCGGGAAGTACCTATAAGTGATGAGTTGATTTCCTATGTAAATAAACTCATAAGGGCCACTCGTCCTGAAACCAGCAATAACGAATTTGTAAAAGAATGGGTGAACTGGGGAGCAGGACCAAGAGCAGGCCAGGCAATGATCCTCACCGCTAAGGCAAGAGCATTGCAACAAGGAAGGCTGGCAGTAACTCCAGATGATCTGGAACATTGTGCTTACCCGGTTTTGCGACATAGAGTAATCGTAAATTTTAAAGCGGAAGCCGAAGGAATAACTTCAGATGAAGTAACCAGGGAATTGCTAAAATCAATAATACCGACAGCAAAAGCAAAAAATAAGTAA
- a CDS encoding DUF4159 domain-containing protein, with the protein MNSFFFTRLQYESGDWDVDQRMPSNLLNSLVEYTTLEVDTRENIVPLSSDEIFKCPFCYISGHKLVQFTAREKDNFEKYVKNGGFVFADDCNHDIDGLFAKSFERQMEEIFGPGELAKIPNDHEIYNVFFEFEDGPPTTSQELNGWGDDLVHEYLKAIVINGRIGVLYSNKDYGCEWDYDFRNKRFYKIDNTRFGVNIVMYALTS; encoded by the coding sequence ATGAATAGCTTTTTCTTTACCAGGCTTCAATATGAATCGGGGGATTGGGATGTGGATCAAAGGATGCCCTCCAATTTGCTGAATTCCCTGGTGGAGTATACCACGCTGGAAGTTGATACCCGTGAGAATATTGTTCCGTTAAGCAGTGATGAAATTTTTAAATGTCCGTTTTGTTATATTTCAGGGCATAAACTGGTTCAGTTTACGGCCAGGGAAAAAGATAATTTTGAGAAATATGTGAAAAATGGAGGTTTCGTTTTTGCCGATGACTGCAACCACGATATCGACGGACTTTTCGCTAAATCTTTTGAACGACAAATGGAAGAGATCTTTGGCCCGGGAGAATTGGCAAAAATCCCTAACGATCACGAAATTTATAATGTGTTTTTTGAGTTTGAAGACGGTCCGCCAACTACTTCGCAGGAACTAAATGGTTGGGGCGATGATTTGGTACACGAATATTTAAAGGCAATTGTAATAAACGGAAGAATTGGCGTGCTTTATAGCAACAAAGATTACGGTTGCGAATGGGATTATGATTTTAGAAACAAACGATTTTATAAAATAGACAATACCCGTTTTGGGGTGAATATCGTGATGTATGCACTTACATCTTAA
- a CDS encoding heavy metal-binding domain-containing protein: MSEALERCPNCQEDLKNSFLKNNRLISQNKTNIINEYIDSKSMHYCSKCGDVLYDKYRLQFQKEKSEISNTLKNLISSIPVITTHSPLNWRYNILEMVTGQSTTGTGVLTEFTSTFTDLIGSQSGRHNQKIKAGEEMCFFQLRKQTLDLGGNAVIATDIDYSEVGAGKGMLMVCMSGTAVSIYNPEILGVEKEKRIDELQELNSRLNYLNQFNLEEY, encoded by the coding sequence ATGAGTGAAGCCTTAGAAAGATGTCCCAATTGCCAAGAGGATTTGAAAAATAGTTTTCTTAAGAATAATCGATTGATTAGTCAGAATAAAACGAACATTATCAACGAATATATTGATTCCAAATCAATGCATTATTGTTCAAAATGTGGAGATGTATTATACGATAAATACAGACTACAATTCCAAAAGGAAAAAAGTGAAATTAGTAATACATTAAAAAATTTAATTTCAAGTATTCCGGTTATAACTACTCATTCACCATTAAACTGGCGCTATAATATTTTAGAAATGGTCACTGGACAATCCACTACTGGTACAGGAGTTTTAACAGAATTCACATCTACTTTTACCGATCTAATAGGATCCCAGTCGGGAAGACATAATCAGAAAATAAAAGCTGGAGAAGAAATGTGTTTTTTTCAGTTAAGAAAACAAACTTTAGATTTGGGAGGCAATGCGGTAATTGCAACCGATATCGACTATTCTGAAGTTGGAGCGGGAAAGGGTATGCTTATGGTATGTATGTCTGGTACAGCGGTTTCAATTTATAATCCTGAAATATTAGGTGTTGAAAAAGAGAAGAGGATTGATGAACTCCAAGAATTAAATTCAAGATTAAATTATTTGAATCAATTCAATTTGGAAGAATATTAA
- a CDS encoding TldD/PmbA family protein, with amino-acid sequence MAIYTKEEARQIMEKALSFSTADACVINMGGSESGNIRYARNTVSTSGHRSNQTLAVEASFGKKSGTATVDEFDDESLESVVKRAEELAKLAPENPEFMAPLGPQTYDESVSFVESTANISPEYRAEVAAKSINPASEKDVTAAGFLNDSSGFSAMLNSSGLFAYNKSTDVDFTVTMRTNDGTGSGWVIRDYNDVKKFNPEEAAKVAIDKAVMSREARAIEPGKYTVILEPAASVDLLRNMSGAFNARTADEGRSFMSKDDGTKMGEKIVDERVNIWSDPLHPDVPTSTWNGEGMPLKKMKWIENGVVKNLAYSRYWAEQKGVDPVPYPSNFIMEGGDASREELIKSTKRGILVTRLWYIRSVDPQTLLYTGLTRDGTFYIENGEIRYPVKNFRFNESPIIMLNNLETLGEQVRINGNLIPYMKVRDFTFTSLSDAV; translated from the coding sequence ATGGCAATATATACAAAAGAAGAAGCCAGGCAAATTATGGAAAAAGCATTAAGCTTTTCTACTGCAGATGCCTGTGTAATAAATATGGGAGGTAGCGAAAGCGGAAACATTCGTTATGCTCGTAATACGGTTTCCACTTCAGGACACCGCTCAAACCAAACACTTGCAGTTGAAGCCAGCTTCGGAAAAAAATCCGGAACAGCTACCGTAGATGAATTTGATGATGAATCCCTGGAAAGTGTGGTGAAAAGAGCCGAAGAATTGGCAAAACTCGCTCCCGAAAATCCAGAATTTATGGCGCCACTTGGCCCACAAACTTATGATGAATCTGTAAGTTTTGTAGAGTCTACGGCCAATATCTCTCCGGAATATCGTGCTGAGGTTGCCGCGAAAAGTATAAATCCTGCTTCTGAAAAAGACGTAACTGCTGCCGGTTTTCTAAACGATTCTTCCGGATTTAGCGCGATGTTAAATTCCAGCGGACTTTTCGCCTATAATAAATCTACAGATGTGGATTTTACGGTGACTATGAGAACTAATGACGGTACAGGTTCAGGCTGGGTTATCCGTGATTATAATGATGTCAAAAAATTTAATCCCGAAGAAGCTGCAAAAGTCGCTATAGATAAAGCAGTGATGTCTAGGGAAGCCAGGGCTATAGAACCAGGAAAATATACGGTGATTTTAGAACCCGCAGCTTCTGTAGATTTACTGCGGAATATGTCTGGAGCATTTAACGCCCGTACCGCCGATGAAGGCCGAAGTTTCATGTCTAAAGACGATGGTACCAAAATGGGCGAAAAGATCGTAGATGAGCGCGTAAATATTTGGAGCGACCCTCTACATCCCGATGTACCAACTTCTACCTGGAATGGAGAAGGAATGCCGCTTAAAAAGATGAAATGGATTGAAAACGGAGTGGTTAAAAACCTGGCTTATAGTAGATATTGGGCAGAGCAAAAGGGTGTAGACCCTGTACCTTATCCATCTAATTTCATTATGGAAGGTGGAGATGCTTCTCGAGAAGAACTTATAAAAAGCACCAAACGAGGAATCCTGGTAACCAGGTTATGGTATATTAGAAGTGTAGATCCACAAACTTTGCTTTATACGGGACTTACCCGCGACGGTACTTTTTATATAGAAAATGGGGAGATAAGATACCCTGTGAAAAACTTCAGGTTTAACGAAAGTCCGATAATTATGCTGAATAACCTGGAAACCCTTGGAGAACAGGTTAGAATCAACGGAAATTTAATTCCGTATATGAAAGTAAGGGATTTTACTTTTACAAGCCTTTCAGACGCAGTTTAA
- a CDS encoding TldD/PmbA family protein, protein MKRRKFVQLTGMGAGALMLPSYLMGSNVSAEALLNPGMDILTKRKLADVALNTAKSLGSTYADARIGRYLNQYVFTREDKVQNVVNTESFGIGIRVIANGTWGFASTNSVTEDGIMKATQQAVAIAKANSKIQKEPVKLAPVESHGEVSWKTPIKKDFKEVPVSEKVDLLLSANAAAMDNGANFVNSALFMVNEQKYFASTEDSYIDQDIHRIWPTFGVTSIDREAGKFKSRDAMSAPMGMGYEYMDGLESEKLEGPGGLRLYRNSYDMVEDATLAAKQAKEMLSAKSVEPGKYDLVLEPNHLGLTIHESVGHPLELDRVLGYEANYAGTSFATLDKWKSGDFQYGSDIVNLVADKTQPGSLGAVGFDDEGVKTKKWDLVRNGVLANYQAIRDQVHMIDQNESHGCCYAQSWNDVQFQRMPNVSLEPGKEKYSINDMIKNVEKGIYIAGRGSYSIDQQRYNFQFGGTVFFEIKDGEIVGMLDDVAYQSNTQEFWNSCSKICDESDYRMFGSFFDGKGQPSQVSAVSHGSSTSRFDGVNVINTGRSV, encoded by the coding sequence ATGAAAAGAAGAAAATTCGTTCAATTAACCGGAATGGGTGCAGGCGCTTTGATGCTTCCTTCCTATTTAATGGGAAGTAACGTTTCTGCCGAAGCACTTTTGAATCCCGGTATGGATATTCTTACCAAAAGAAAACTCGCCGATGTAGCGCTAAACACAGCTAAATCACTTGGTTCTACCTATGCAGATGCTAGAATAGGCCGCTACCTAAATCAATACGTTTTTACGCGTGAAGATAAAGTTCAAAACGTGGTAAATACGGAGTCTTTTGGAATAGGAATTCGAGTAATAGCTAATGGTACCTGGGGATTCGCCTCTACCAATAGCGTTACCGAAGATGGTATTATGAAAGCCACACAACAAGCCGTTGCTATCGCAAAGGCAAATTCTAAAATTCAAAAAGAACCCGTAAAACTTGCTCCGGTAGAATCTCACGGGGAAGTTTCATGGAAAACTCCAATTAAAAAAGACTTTAAGGAAGTTCCTGTTTCAGAAAAAGTAGACTTATTGCTTAGCGCGAATGCTGCTGCTATGGATAATGGGGCCAACTTTGTGAATTCGGCACTTTTTATGGTGAATGAGCAGAAGTATTTTGCTTCTACTGAAGATTCTTATATAGATCAGGACATACATAGAATTTGGCCAACTTTTGGCGTAACTTCCATAGATCGTGAAGCCGGGAAATTCAAATCTCGTGATGCGATGAGCGCTCCAATGGGAATGGGTTATGAATATATGGATGGGTTAGAATCTGAAAAACTGGAAGGTCCCGGCGGATTAAGATTGTATCGTAACAGTTATGATATGGTAGAAGATGCCACTTTAGCCGCAAAACAGGCTAAGGAAATGCTTTCAGCTAAATCGGTAGAGCCAGGGAAATATGATCTAGTCCTTGAACCAAACCACTTAGGCTTAACCATTCATGAATCTGTAGGTCACCCATTAGAATTAGATCGCGTGCTTGGTTATGAAGCTAATTATGCGGGAACCAGTTTTGCTACTTTAGATAAATGGAAATCTGGAGATTTCCAATACGGTAGTGATATTGTAAACCTGGTAGCCGATAAAACGCAACCGGGTTCTCTTGGTGCCGTAGGTTTTGATGATGAAGGTGTGAAAACCAAGAAATGGGATCTTGTAAGAAATGGAGTTTTAGCCAACTACCAGGCTATTCGTGACCAGGTGCATATGATAGACCAAAATGAATCCCACGGTTGTTGCTACGCGCAAAGCTGGAATGATGTTCAGTTTCAACGTATGCCTAACGTTTCATTAGAACCGGGGAAAGAGAAATATTCTATAAACGATATGATCAAAAATGTGGAAAAAGGTATTTATATCGCCGGGCGCGGTTCTTATTCCATAGATCAGCAACGTTATAACTTCCAGTTTGGCGGTACCGTATTTTTCGAAATTAAAGACGGGGAGATTGTGGGAATGTTAGATGATGTAGCTTACCAGTCTAACACTCAGGAATTCTGGAATTCCTGCTCTAAAATTTGTGACGAAAGCGATTATCGTATGTTCGGATCATTCTTCGATGGAAAGGGTCAGCCTTCGCAGGTTAGCGCTGTTTCCCACGGAAGTTCAACCTCCAGGTTTGACGGCGTAAACGTGATCAATACGGGTAGAAGTGTTTAA
- a CDS encoding CNNM domain-containing protein has protein sequence MTIFVISSLVAIIVSFLCSLTEATLLSLNNVKIETDKQKGKKYAVILDRLKANINRPIAAILILNTIAHTGGATIAGSAFDEIYGDELIWVFSVVFTIVILFGTEILPKVIGVSNPGKLARYIALPLEITIKILSPLIYVTDLFNKLILRKKEISNKYSLEDIQTIAKVAQLENVINKEQEDIIVKTSKLKSRKIEEVMLGLSEVIYFPEAISVDDYFEGAEQHLHTRYPVSKTNSPQDIYGYLNLKEISLQRDSLGAGSLIEFIRPILLVKNTQSIIQVLKELNDKKYHLAIVENENGDYIGMVTLEDIVEEIVGQIADEFDIE, from the coding sequence ATGACGATATTTGTGATTAGTTCGCTGGTAGCTATTATAGTATCCTTTTTATGTTCACTTACCGAAGCAACTTTACTAAGTCTAAACAATGTAAAGATTGAAACCGATAAACAAAAGGGAAAAAAATATGCTGTAATCCTCGACAGGTTAAAAGCGAATATTAACCGCCCCATAGCTGCTATCCTTATTCTGAACACCATAGCCCATACCGGTGGTGCCACCATTGCAGGAAGTGCCTTTGATGAGATTTACGGAGATGAACTGATATGGGTGTTTTCTGTAGTTTTTACTATTGTGATCCTTTTTGGGACCGAAATTTTACCTAAGGTTATAGGAGTTTCTAATCCGGGTAAGTTGGCCAGGTATATAGCGCTTCCCCTCGAAATTACCATTAAAATCCTCTCCCCACTTATTTATGTCACCGATTTATTCAATAAACTTATTTTAAGAAAAAAAGAAATCTCCAACAAATATTCTTTAGAAGATATTCAAACGATAGCTAAAGTTGCCCAATTGGAAAATGTAATCAATAAAGAACAGGAAGATATTATTGTAAAAACTTCAAAACTAAAAAGCAGGAAAATTGAAGAGGTTATGTTAGGGCTTTCAGAGGTGATTTATTTTCCGGAGGCAATAAGCGTAGATGATTACTTTGAAGGTGCCGAGCAGCACTTACATACCCGGTACCCTGTAAGTAAGACAAATTCGCCCCAGGACATTTACGGTTATTTAAACTTAAAAGAGATTTCCTTGCAAAGGGATAGTTTGGGTGCCGGGAGCCTTATTGAATTTATTCGCCCTATACTTTTGGTGAAGAATACCCAAAGTATTATACAGGTTCTCAAAGAACTAAATGATAAAAAATACCATCTTGCCATTGTTGAAAATGAAAATGGCGATTATATAGGGATGGTTACTTTGGAGGATATTGTGGAAGAAATTGTTGGCCAGATTGCTGATGAATTTGATATAGAATAG